A genomic region of Candidatus Marimicrobium litorale contains the following coding sequences:
- a CDS encoding YhcB family protein, translating into MESSGYSLEILLAVSAAMTIIGALLGWAVSRSATDDAKKNRELALKLDQVMQDKKAYEDDVVEHFTQTAQMLNGLTESYREVHNHLAQGASSLCQGAGPLPLERVGSNGEAAEIPGKLATTQPPLDYAPKTSPDEKGMLNEQFGFERDASEDEPQKIG; encoded by the coding sequence GTGGAATCATCCGGATACAGCCTGGAAATACTGCTGGCTGTGAGCGCTGCAATGACGATCATTGGCGCACTGCTTGGTTGGGCGGTCAGTCGCAGCGCCACTGACGATGCGAAAAAAAATCGCGAGTTGGCCCTAAAACTTGACCAGGTGATGCAGGACAAAAAAGCCTATGAGGATGACGTGGTCGAACACTTTACCCAGACTGCGCAAATGCTAAACGGACTCACGGAAAGCTACCGGGAGGTGCACAACCATCTCGCCCAGGGCGCATCCAGTCTGTGTCAGGGCGCGGGCCCACTGCCACTCGAGCGAGTCGGAAGTAATGGCGAAGCCGCTGAGATACCAGGTAAGCTCGCGACAACACAGCCTCCCTTGGACTACGCTCCCAAAACCTCCCCTGATGAAAAAGGCATGCTCAACGAACAATTTGGCTTTGAGCGCGATGCCAGTGAGGACGAACCCCAAAAAATCGGCTGA
- a CDS encoding Nif3-like dinuclear metal center hexameric protein, which yields MSVDLRELHQYLDHCLRPDRFQDYCPNGLQVEGRPVVTRLVTGVTACQDLIDEAAAWGADALLVHHGYFWRSEAPEVVGMKKRRLTALLHHDMSLLAYHLPLDAHPRMGNNACLGRLMGIANEDQEPLQPGAVDSVGNIATLARAESAGAFVSRVEGFTGRQALHIGDAAAPVRRIAWCTGAAQSYLEAAVAAGADLFVTGEVSEATVHIAREEGIHFVAAGHHATERYGVQAVGEHLQEHFGLQHRFIDIDNPV from the coding sequence ATGAGCGTAGATCTCCGGGAGCTTCATCAGTATCTGGATCATTGCCTGCGGCCTGACCGGTTTCAGGATTACTGCCCCAATGGTCTGCAGGTTGAGGGTCGGCCTGTTGTGACCAGGCTCGTCACGGGAGTGACTGCCTGCCAAGATTTGATAGATGAGGCAGCGGCATGGGGTGCTGACGCCCTGCTGGTGCACCATGGGTACTTCTGGCGCTCCGAGGCGCCTGAGGTGGTGGGCATGAAGAAGCGTCGCCTCACGGCGCTGTTGCACCACGATATGAGCCTGCTGGCCTATCACCTGCCGCTGGATGCGCACCCGAGGATGGGTAACAACGCATGCCTTGGTCGACTTATGGGCATTGCCAATGAGGATCAGGAGCCATTGCAGCCGGGCGCGGTTGACAGTGTGGGTAATATCGCGACGCTTGCCCGCGCGGAAAGTGCGGGGGCGTTTGTCTCACGCGTAGAGGGTTTTACAGGCCGTCAGGCGTTGCACATTGGAGACGCTGCGGCACCGGTCCGGCGCATCGCGTGGTGCACGGGGGCTGCCCAGAGTTACCTTGAGGCTGCGGTAGCGGCGGGAGCAGACCTTTTCGTAACCGGTGAGGTGTCCGAGGCCACGGTGCACATTGCACGCGAAGAGGGTATTCATTTTGTCGCGGCGGGCCATCACGCCACGGAGCGCTACGGTGTACAGGCCGTGGGTGAACATTTGCAGGAGCACTTCGGTCTGCAACACCGGTTTATCGACATCGATAACCCGGTGTAG
- a CDS encoding S1C family serine protease, with protein MKQILTDFLWPAIAGLLAALLILDRWVLPVAPTWTGPVSYSAAVEAAAPAVVNIYTAKLIRQRSNPLLHDRRLNPSGLRPSRRGRVERSLGSGVIMTEQGHILTNNHVIDGADAIQVMLNDGRTANASVVGTDMATDLAVLQVKLPDLKAINLGDAEMARVGDVVLAIGNPLGFRHTVSQGIISALGRFGLQSDIYEDYIQTDAAIHLGNSGGALIDSQGRLLGINTLIYTAEGRTRNTSTGIGISLAIPVNQALYVMEDLIQYGSVIRGWLGVSAEPVAMNQQAQALLVASVAPDSPAQKAGMQAGDLITHIDNEPVRDARLTSHRIAMLKPGDSVDISVQRERQSLELQAVVGVLNQPR; from the coding sequence ATGAAACAGATACTGACAGACTTTCTGTGGCCAGCCATTGCCGGCCTGCTTGCAGCACTCCTGATACTGGATCGCTGGGTCCTGCCCGTCGCACCCACCTGGACGGGGCCAGTCAGTTATTCTGCGGCCGTGGAGGCCGCTGCTCCCGCCGTGGTAAACATCTACACCGCCAAACTGATAAGGCAGCGTAGCAACCCCCTGCTGCATGATCGTCGCCTCAATCCGTCTGGTTTACGCCCCTCCCGACGCGGGCGCGTAGAACGCTCCCTTGGATCAGGCGTCATAATGACCGAGCAGGGGCATATTCTGACCAATAATCATGTCATAGACGGCGCGGATGCCATACAGGTGATGCTCAATGACGGGCGAACCGCAAACGCCTCCGTCGTCGGCACTGATATGGCCACTGATCTCGCCGTGCTGCAGGTAAAGCTGCCCGATTTGAAGGCCATCAACCTGGGCGATGCCGAAATGGCTCGCGTGGGCGATGTCGTGTTAGCGATCGGCAATCCACTGGGATTCAGGCACACCGTATCCCAGGGCATTATTTCCGCTTTGGGCCGGTTTGGCCTGCAGTCCGACATCTATGAAGACTATATCCAGACCGACGCGGCAATTCACTTGGGCAACTCGGGCGGCGCATTGATCGACTCTCAGGGCCGACTACTGGGGATTAACACGCTGATCTACACCGCCGAAGGCCGCACTCGCAATACGTCTACAGGCATCGGTATCAGCCTGGCCATACCGGTCAATCAGGCCCTCTACGTGATGGAGGACCTGATTCAGTATGGCTCAGTCATTCGCGGGTGGCTTGGAGTCAGCGCAGAACCGGTCGCGATGAATCAACAGGCGCAGGCCCTGTTGGTCGCCTCGGTCGCCCCGGACAGTCCCGCACAAAAAGCCGGCATGCAGGCGGGAGATTTGATCACGCATATCGACAACGAACCGGTGCGGGACGCCCGCTTGACCAGCCATCGCATAGCCATGCTCAAACCGGGCGACTCGGTGGATATCAGCGTGCAACGGGAGCGCCAGAGTCTGGAGCTGCAGGCCGTAGTGGGTGTGCTGAATCAGCCGAGGTAG
- the hisD gene encoding histidinol dehydrogenase, with product MRQLDTSDADFDAALTRLTSRDEVDGASVDETVAAIIADVARRGDAAVLEYTARFDNLQVESVATLEVSRERMTEALCHIDVAQREALEYAAQRIRDFHERQLQQSWQYEDALGNVLGQRVTALARVGIYVPGGKASYPSSVLMNALPAKVAGVAEVVMVVPAPGGDVSDLVLAAAAVAGVDRVFTLGGAQAIAALALGTETLPAVDKIVGPGNIYVATAKRQVFGRVGIDMEAGPSEILIIADGHTDPDWVVMDLFSQAEHDENAQCILLCPDHKYLAAVRAGIERLLPTMERADIIGVSLRARGAMIVTRDLAEAAAISNLIAPEHLELSVEDPEALLPQIEHAGAIFMGSYTSEALGDYCAGPNHVLPTAGGSRFSSPLGVYDFQKRSSLIRCSEQGVQELGAMASVLARGESLTAHARSAEMRLTHKKPAK from the coding sequence ATGCGACAACTCGATACGTCCGATGCGGACTTTGATGCCGCGCTCACGCGACTCACCTCCCGGGACGAGGTGGATGGCGCTAGCGTTGATGAAACGGTTGCCGCCATTATTGCCGATGTTGCCCGCCGGGGCGATGCTGCGGTGCTGGAGTACACAGCACGCTTTGATAATTTGCAGGTCGAGTCCGTTGCGACGCTGGAGGTGAGCCGGGAGCGAATGACGGAGGCCCTGTGCCATATCGATGTCGCTCAGCGAGAAGCCCTGGAGTACGCTGCGCAGAGAATCCGCGATTTTCATGAGCGCCAGCTGCAACAGAGCTGGCAGTATGAGGACGCACTGGGGAACGTGCTGGGCCAGCGTGTTACCGCATTGGCGCGTGTCGGCATTTATGTGCCCGGCGGTAAGGCCAGTTACCCCTCCTCCGTGCTGATGAATGCCCTGCCGGCAAAAGTGGCGGGGGTTGCGGAAGTTGTCATGGTCGTACCCGCCCCTGGGGGCGATGTTAGCGACCTGGTGTTGGCGGCGGCGGCGGTAGCAGGCGTCGACAGAGTGTTCACACTAGGGGGTGCACAGGCCATCGCGGCACTCGCGCTGGGTACCGAAACGCTGCCCGCAGTGGACAAAATTGTGGGCCCCGGCAATATTTATGTGGCCACGGCAAAGCGCCAGGTGTTTGGTCGCGTCGGTATTGATATGGAGGCGGGCCCTTCAGAAATCCTCATTATCGCTGACGGTCACACCGATCCAGACTGGGTGGTGATGGATTTGTTTTCCCAGGCTGAACATGATGAAAACGCCCAGTGCATCCTGCTCTGCCCCGACCACAAATACCTCGCTGCGGTGCGGGCGGGAATCGAGCGTCTGCTCCCTACCATGGAGCGGGCGGATATAATCGGCGTCTCGCTGAGAGCGCGCGGAGCCATGATTGTGACCCGTGATCTGGCGGAGGCGGCAGCGATCAGTAACTTGATTGCGCCGGAGCATCTCGAGCTGTCAGTCGAAGACCCGGAAGCCCTGCTGCCGCAGATAGAGCATGCCGGGGCTATTTTTATGGGGTCTTATACGTCCGAGGCGCTGGGCGATTACTGCGCCGGCCCTAATCACGTGTTGCCCACGGCGGGCGGGTCGCGCTTCAGTTCGCCTCTGGGTGTGTACGATTTCCAGAAGCGCAGTTCGTTGATCAGGTGCAGTGAGCAGGGTGTACAGGAGTTGGGTGCTATGGCGTCGGTGCTGGCCCGTGGCGAATCGCTCACGGCGCATGCCCGCAGTGCCGAGATGCGCCTGACGCACAAGAAGCCGGCGAAATAG
- the hisG gene encoding ATP phosphoribosyltransferase, which translates to MSEQLTIALTKGRILKETLPMLARAGIEPLEDLSSSRKLLFQTSREDVRLVILRGTDVPTYVRHGAAQVGVVGKDILMEQGAEGLYEPLDLGIAECRLMTAAKVGWIHEGSRVRVATKFVNIARDYFSRQGMQVDLIKLYGAMELAPIMDLADVIVDIVDTGNTLRANGMEPLEEIARISSRLVVNKASLRSRHEQITAVVDALAAVVQGN; encoded by the coding sequence ATGAGCGAACAACTAACAATCGCATTGACGAAGGGGCGCATCCTCAAGGAGACGCTGCCGATGCTCGCGCGGGCAGGTATCGAGCCGTTGGAGGATCTGTCATCCAGTCGCAAGCTGCTGTTTCAGACCAGTCGGGAAGATGTCCGGCTGGTTATACTGCGTGGCACCGATGTGCCGACCTATGTGCGTCATGGCGCAGCCCAGGTGGGTGTTGTCGGAAAAGATATCCTGATGGAGCAGGGTGCCGAGGGCCTTTATGAACCACTCGACCTGGGTATCGCCGAGTGTCGATTGATGACGGCGGCCAAAGTAGGCTGGATCCATGAGGGCTCCCGTGTCCGCGTGGCGACCAAGTTTGTGAACATCGCGCGCGACTATTTTTCTCGGCAGGGCATGCAGGTAGACCTCATCAAGCTTTACGGCGCGATGGAGCTCGCTCCGATTATGGATTTGGCGGATGTGATCGTAGACATAGTCGATACCGGTAATACCCTGCGCGCCAATGGCATGGAGCCCCTCGAGGAAATCGCGCGTATCAGCTCACGCCTGGTGGTAAATAAAGCCTCTTTGCGCTCCCGGCATGAGCAGATCACCGCCGTGGTGGATGCCCTCGCGGCGGTTGTGCAAGGGAACTGA
- a CDS encoding BolA family protein: MDVDAVKALLEDQLQNCEFHVQGEGSHYNIAAIGDVFEGLRPVQKQQVVYAALKDRIADGSIHAVNIRTYTPAQWREQS, translated from the coding sequence ATGGATGTCGATGCAGTCAAGGCTCTGCTTGAAGATCAACTACAGAATTGTGAGTTTCATGTGCAGGGGGAGGGCAGCCACTACAATATCGCCGCTATCGGTGATGTATTTGAGGGCTTGCGGCCGGTGCAGAAGCAGCAAGTGGTATATGCTGCGTTAAAAGACAGGATTGCCGACGGGTCTATCCACGCCGTGAATATCCGAACCTATACACCTGCCCAGTGGCGAGAGCAATCCTGA
- a CDS encoding MlaC/ttg2D family ABC transporter substrate-binding protein, with product MSRHFGRAHLLAIIWLFSAVAPHTYAQDSTAYDLVNTTTIDVMAVVVDAEPYVDEDPERYYSQIQVLLDPLVDFRGFARKVMGPYASSERYRSLDEAGRSQLRDQLDSFTQAMRTSLVRTYSKGLLAFGGSDIELEQPDEDTADSQRVSLRQLVYADRDTPYEIQYQMGQMKSGDWKLINVIIESVNLGEVYRDQFLASAREHEGDLSKVIDSWVVVVVDVDAETESGE from the coding sequence ATGTCACGACACTTTGGCAGGGCTCATTTGCTGGCCATCATTTGGTTGTTTTCGGCCGTTGCGCCGCACACTTACGCACAGGATTCTACGGCGTATGATCTTGTGAATACCACGACGATCGACGTTATGGCGGTTGTCGTGGATGCGGAGCCGTATGTCGATGAGGATCCGGAGCGTTACTACTCCCAGATTCAGGTGTTGCTGGATCCACTGGTGGATTTTCGCGGTTTTGCCCGCAAGGTGATGGGGCCCTACGCCAGCTCGGAGCGTTATCGGTCGCTGGATGAAGCGGGTCGCAGCCAGCTGAGAGACCAGCTGGATAGCTTTACCCAGGCTATGCGGACCTCGCTTGTGCGTACTTACAGCAAGGGTTTGTTGGCTTTCGGTGGCTCCGACATCGAATTGGAGCAGCCCGATGAGGATACCGCTGACAGTCAGCGTGTATCGCTGCGTCAGCTGGTTTACGCCGACCGGGATACGCCCTATGAAATTCAGTACCAGATGGGCCAGATGAAGTCTGGTGACTGGAAACTGATCAATGTCATTATCGAGAGCGTCAACTTAGGAGAGGTCTATCGGGATCAGTTCCTTGCGTCTGCCCGCGAGCATGAGGGCGACCTGAGTAAGGTCATAGACAGCTGGGTCGTGGTGGTGGTGGATGTAGATGCGGAGACTGAATCCGGGGAGTAA
- a CDS encoding calcium/sodium antiporter translates to MLIATAMILVGFIVLIWSADLFVAGAASIAKNMGMSPIIIGLTIVSIGTSAPEILVAITASLSDAGELAIGNAIGSNIANIALVLGVTLLVAPFMVHERCMKTEYPILLLATLFVGLLIIDYGLSPGNGWLMIFLLVVIIGFLLRKQYKGGNLREEAEDETETALTPKKAWLSFLLGLALLVTSSKILVAGAVLAAEALGVSELVIGLTIVAIGTSLPELAATIASAMRGHTEIALGNIIGSNLFNLLAVMAIPGIVATRTLDPSVITRDYFTMTLLTLFLGIAIFISRRRQKSSPGHSYLGRILGALLVSFYALYYYALHVTT, encoded by the coding sequence ATGCTGATAGCCACGGCTATGATCCTGGTGGGCTTCATCGTGCTGATATGGAGCGCTGACCTGTTTGTCGCCGGCGCAGCCTCTATCGCCAAAAACATGGGCATGTCGCCCATTATCATCGGCCTGACCATCGTATCCATCGGCACCTCAGCACCTGAAATTCTGGTCGCTATCACCGCCTCTTTATCCGACGCAGGTGAACTTGCCATTGGCAATGCCATCGGCTCGAATATCGCCAATATCGCACTGGTGCTCGGCGTGACGCTGCTGGTCGCTCCTTTCATGGTGCACGAGCGGTGCATGAAAACCGAGTACCCCATTCTTTTGCTGGCGACCTTGTTCGTGGGCCTTTTAATCATTGACTACGGACTATCCCCCGGCAACGGCTGGCTGATGATCTTTCTGTTGGTCGTCATCATCGGCTTCCTCCTGCGCAAACAATACAAGGGTGGCAACCTGCGGGAAGAGGCCGAGGATGAAACGGAGACAGCCCTGACCCCGAAAAAAGCCTGGCTCAGTTTTCTGCTGGGGCTGGCACTGCTTGTTACCAGCTCCAAGATCCTCGTGGCAGGCGCCGTTCTCGCCGCAGAGGCACTGGGCGTGTCGGAACTCGTCATTGGCCTGACCATCGTCGCCATCGGCACCAGCCTGCCTGAACTCGCCGCCACTATCGCGAGCGCCATGCGCGGCCATACCGAAATCGCGCTGGGTAACATCATCGGATCCAACCTGTTCAACCTGCTGGCAGTCATGGCAATTCCGGGCATCGTGGCAACGCGCACTCTTGATCCGTCGGTCATCACCCGGGATTACTTCACCATGACCTTACTGACCCTGTTTTTGGGCATCGCAATCTTCATCAGCCGCAGGCGTCAGAAATCCTCCCCCGGTCATTCATATCTAGGGCGCATACTGGGCGCGCTGTTAGTCTCTTTCTATGCCCTGTATTATTACGCTCTACACGTCACCACCTAG
- a CDS encoding KpsF/GutQ family sugar-phosphate isomerase: MSEQSSMNYTDSARRTIRLEAAAVSQLEERIGQDFDRACELLLETRGRIIVTGMGKSGHIARKIAATLASTGSPAFFVHPGEASHGDMGMITPEDAVIALSNSGSVPEVMTLMPLMQRMGIPLISMTGNPASPLAQASEVHLNTGVETEACPLDLAPTSSTTTALVMGDALAIALLEARGFTADDFAFSHPGGTLGRKLLLKVQDVMKSGDDIPVVYEDVLLSEALLEISTKGMGMTTVADARGKLIGVFTDGDLRRAIDARTDINATAIGQLVSSEAKSVTGDMLAAAAMRIMEEHEISALVVLDENEAATGVVHLKDLLHAGIA; encoded by the coding sequence ATGTCGGAGCAGAGCTCCATGAACTACACCGATTCCGCCCGCCGCACGATTCGTCTGGAGGCGGCAGCCGTGTCGCAACTCGAAGAACGGATCGGGCAAGACTTTGATCGCGCCTGTGAGTTACTGCTAGAGACGCGTGGCCGGATTATCGTCACTGGCATGGGAAAATCGGGGCACATCGCGCGGAAAATTGCCGCGACACTGGCCAGCACAGGCTCGCCTGCGTTTTTTGTCCACCCCGGTGAGGCCAGCCATGGCGACATGGGCATGATCACGCCCGAGGATGCCGTCATCGCACTCTCCAACAGTGGTTCGGTTCCGGAGGTGATGACCCTGATGCCCCTCATGCAACGTATGGGCATTCCGCTGATCAGCATGACCGGCAACCCCGCATCACCACTGGCTCAGGCTTCTGAGGTTCACCTGAATACCGGCGTAGAAACCGAGGCCTGCCCGCTGGACCTAGCGCCCACTTCCAGTACCACCACTGCATTGGTTATGGGCGACGCGCTGGCCATTGCCCTGTTGGAAGCCCGCGGCTTTACCGCTGACGATTTTGCCTTTTCGCACCCCGGTGGAACACTCGGCCGCAAGCTGCTGCTGAAGGTACAGGATGTGATGAAGTCGGGAGATGATATCCCGGTTGTTTACGAAGACGTGCTCCTGTCAGAAGCCCTGCTGGAAATCAGCACCAAGGGCATGGGCATGACAACGGTCGCGGACGCTCGCGGGAAGCTCATAGGCGTATTCACCGACGGCGACCTGCGTCGCGCTATCGATGCGCGTACCGATATTAACGCGACCGCTATCGGGCAGCTGGTGAGCAGCGAAGCGAAGAGCGTGACTGGAGATATGTTGGCCGCTGCCGCCATGCGTATTATGGAGGAACACGAGATCAGCGCCCTCGTCGTTCTCGACGAAAATGAGGCAGCGACCGGCGTGGTGCACCTGAAGGACCTGCTGCATGCGGGCATTGCCTGA
- the lptA gene encoding lipopolysaccharide transport periplasmic protein LptA, translated as MKAVKKKTPSRLLHYRRHQRIALRCAVTTLLAPLFLITPSAAALPDDREQPIHITADKALRDEVEGVTVYSGSVHLVQGSMELDADKLTIYHTTDTADKIIAEGQPAKMRQQPDINKAIVHAHGHVITYYKSEDRVNLQTEARIEQEGAVVEGDAIDYFITKQVITAESDKTNQNERVVVVIPPSVQPGTEDDRESANNGITDSVSTLDVEASATNEPGIDATAQTEPGNTQREDKDSGPTQGE; from the coding sequence ATGAAGGCAGTGAAAAAAAAGACACCGTCGCGATTGCTGCACTACAGGCGACATCAGCGCATCGCACTCAGGTGTGCTGTGACGACACTGCTGGCACCGCTGTTTCTGATCACTCCGAGCGCGGCAGCACTGCCGGATGACAGGGAGCAGCCGATACACATCACAGCGGACAAGGCACTGCGCGATGAGGTAGAGGGCGTCACGGTCTACAGCGGCAGTGTCCACCTGGTCCAGGGCAGCATGGAGCTCGATGCTGACAAACTCACGATTTATCACACGACCGATACGGCCGATAAAATCATCGCCGAGGGCCAGCCTGCAAAAATGCGGCAACAGCCAGACATCAATAAGGCTATCGTCCACGCGCATGGGCACGTCATCACCTATTACAAAAGCGAGGATCGCGTGAACCTGCAAACGGAGGCACGCATCGAACAGGAAGGTGCCGTGGTTGAGGGTGATGCAATTGACTACTTCATTACCAAGCAGGTAATCACCGCAGAATCTGATAAGACCAACCAGAACGAGCGTGTCGTGGTGGTTATCCCCCCCAGTGTGCAACCGGGCACGGAAGATGACCGTGAGTCTGCGAACAACGGCATCACAGATTCAGTATCCACATTAGATGTCGAGGCCTCCGCCACGAATGAGCCCGGAATAGATGCGACGGCGCAGACAGAGCCCGGCAATACCCAGCGGGAAGATAAAGACAGTGGCCCAACTCAAGGCGAGTAA
- the lptB gene encoding LPS export ABC transporter ATP-binding protein gives MAQLKASNLAKSYRGRDVIHDVSLAVDSGQIVGLLGPNGAGKTTCFYMIIGIIPADKGSISVNGADITGLNMHQRARRGIGYLPQEASIFRKLTVGDNILAILQTRRDLNKKQRLERRDELLEEFNVQHLRDSLGQALSGGERRRIEIARALATEPDFMMLDEPFAGVDPISVSDIKQIINHLRARGIGILITDHNVRDTLDICEKAYIAGEGRIIASGTAQDVLDNEHVRQIYLGDQFQM, from the coding sequence GTGGCCCAACTCAAGGCGAGTAATCTGGCAAAGAGCTACCGGGGGCGGGACGTTATCCACGATGTCTCGCTGGCGGTCGACAGTGGCCAGATCGTCGGCTTGCTGGGCCCCAATGGCGCGGGGAAAACGACTTGCTTCTACATGATCATCGGCATCATACCGGCCGACAAGGGCAGTATCAGTGTGAACGGCGCCGATATTACCGGCCTGAATATGCACCAGCGCGCTCGCCGCGGCATTGGTTACCTGCCTCAGGAAGCATCGATTTTTCGCAAGTTGACGGTGGGCGACAACATCCTCGCCATTTTGCAGACCCGACGCGACCTCAACAAAAAACAACGCCTCGAACGTCGGGATGAGCTGCTGGAAGAGTTCAATGTACAACATCTGCGCGACAGCCTCGGCCAGGCCCTGTCAGGCGGGGAAAGGCGGCGTATTGAAATCGCCCGAGCGCTGGCCACCGAGCCTGATTTCATGATGCTCGACGAGCCCTTTGCCGGCGTCGACCCAATTTCCGTCAGCGACATCAAACAAATCATTAATCACCTGCGCGCGCGGGGCATCGGCATCCTCATCACAGACCACAATGTCCGCGACACGCTGGATATCTGTGAAAAAGCCTATATCGCCGGCGAGGGTAGAATCATCGCGTCGGGCACCGCCCAGGACGTCCTGGACAATGAGCACGTGCGGCAGATTTATCTGGGTGACCAGTTCCAGATGTAA
- a CDS encoding RNA polymerase factor sigma-54 — protein sequence MKQSLQLKMGQQLTMTPQLQQAIRLLQLSTLDLQHEIQEALDSNPLLDVSEDDGSDTSDTPADSAEQPVDNEAPDASQHTLESDGTDTAEKGDLEETTEWSVAEQTDAGTLPEDLPVDAQWDDLLPSASASAPPPDDGFDGDMAGRNTPSESLREKLLWQLGLTRLSDTDRLIALAVIDDTDANGRLLSSVESIHESLSQDLEIEEDEVVAVLHRLQQFEPAGMCARDLQECLLIQLDQLPADTEWLKQAKLVISRYLPQLGTSDFAQILRRTRLKEHELKAVMALIQSLNPNPGLTAVPEAVEYVVPDVFVSKNGGRWVVELNPDIAPKLRINSNYASLIRRADNSPDNTYLRDNLQEARWFLKSLNSRNETLMKVSSKIVEHQRNFLEYGAEAMKPLVLHDIAEAVDMHESTVSRATTNKYMHTPRGIFELKYFFSSHVATTAGGECSSTAIRALIKKLVAAENPKRPLSDNKITLLLQEQGIEVARRTIAKYRDTLFIPPSNERKRLV from the coding sequence ATGAAGCAATCACTACAGCTCAAAATGGGCCAGCAGCTGACGATGACGCCGCAGTTGCAGCAGGCTATCCGACTACTGCAGCTGTCCACGCTGGACCTACAACACGAGATACAGGAGGCACTGGACAGTAATCCGCTGCTGGATGTCTCAGAGGATGACGGCAGCGACACCTCCGACACACCAGCCGATAGCGCGGAACAGCCCGTCGACAACGAAGCGCCGGATGCGTCGCAGCACACTCTCGAGTCGGATGGCACTGACACCGCTGAAAAAGGCGACCTCGAAGAGACTACCGAATGGAGTGTCGCTGAACAAACCGACGCCGGCACTCTACCCGAGGACCTGCCGGTGGACGCACAGTGGGACGACCTGCTCCCTTCCGCCTCGGCCTCAGCACCTCCGCCAGATGACGGCTTTGACGGTGACATGGCAGGCCGCAATACACCGAGCGAATCACTGCGCGAAAAACTGCTGTGGCAACTCGGCCTGACTCGCCTCTCCGACACTGACAGGCTCATTGCCCTGGCGGTTATCGACGATACCGACGCCAACGGGCGTTTGCTAAGCAGCGTCGAGTCGATTCACGAGTCGCTATCGCAAGACCTTGAGATTGAGGAGGACGAAGTAGTCGCCGTACTGCATCGCCTGCAGCAATTCGAGCCCGCCGGCATGTGCGCCAGAGACTTACAGGAGTGCCTGCTGATCCAGCTGGATCAGCTCCCCGCCGATACCGAGTGGCTGAAGCAAGCAAAACTCGTCATCAGCCGCTACCTGCCCCAGCTGGGCACCAGTGATTTTGCCCAGATCCTGCGGCGCACCCGCCTCAAAGAACACGAACTGAAAGCGGTCATGGCCCTCATTCAGTCACTAAACCCGAACCCGGGTCTCACCGCCGTGCCGGAAGCGGTTGAGTATGTCGTACCCGATGTCTTTGTCAGCAAGAACGGTGGCCGCTGGGTAGTCGAATTGAACCCCGATATTGCACCAAAATTGCGTATCAACAGCAATTATGCGAGCCTGATCAGACGCGCAGACAACAGCCCTGACAATACCTACTTACGCGATAACCTGCAGGAAGCACGCTGGTTTCTCAAGAGCCTGAACAGCCGTAACGAGACCCTGATGAAAGTCTCCAGTAAAATTGTAGAGCACCAGCGCAACTTTCTCGAATACGGCGCCGAAGCGATGAAACCTCTCGTTCTGCACGACATTGCAGAGGCCGTCGATATGCATGAATCTACGGTGTCCCGGGCCACGACCAACAAATACATGCATACACCCCGCGGCATTTTCGAACTGAAATATTTTTTCTCCAGCCATGTAGCAACCACTGCTGGCGGCGAGTGCTCCTCTACGGCAATACGGGCACTGATCAAAAAGCTGGTGGCAGCGGAGAATCCCAAGCGTCCCCTGAGCGACAACAAGATCACCTTGCTACTGCAGGAACAGGGTATCGAGGTTGCGAGACGCACCATTGCCAAGTACAGGGACACACTGTTCATTCCTCCGTCCAACGAGCGAAAAAGGTTAGTCTAA
- the hpf gene encoding ribosome hibernation-promoting factor, HPF/YfiA family has product MQLNITGHHLEISSSLKSYVESKLERLQRHFDQITTTHVILSVEKMVQKAEATVHIAGADLFAHAESEDMYAAIDALADKLDRQLIKHKQKHRGH; this is encoded by the coding sequence ATGCAACTGAACATCACCGGTCACCATCTCGAAATATCCTCTTCACTGAAATCCTATGTAGAAAGCAAACTGGAACGACTGCAGCGGCACTTTGATCAGATCACGACGACTCATGTCATTCTCAGTGTCGAAAAAATGGTGCAGAAAGCCGAGGCGACTGTGCATATCGCCGGCGCCGACCTGTTCGCACACGCAGAATCCGAGGACATGTATGCCGCCATAGACGCTCTGGCGGATAAACTTGATCGCCAGCTCATCAAGCATAAACAAAAGCACCGGGGGCATTGA